DNA from Plutella xylostella chromosome 19, ilPluXylo3.1, whole genome shotgun sequence:
GATATGAACAATAAATATATCCAAGTCCTTTAGTTTCTAGTAGGGGTAAGTGAAAAAAATGGCAGTCACATTCAGTGactaaaacaaatgaaattattttccAAACTGTAAAAATAAGGTATTTACTGAACAGAGTAACTTATTGCAAAATGCAGTGATGAGATGTGCTTTCCAAATTTtccaaaatacttttttttttggataGTCTATTTTAAAGAGCTACAGATGGCAATAAAGAAGGCTTCAATGGCTATATCTAGCAATGAACAGGGCTGACAGGAGATCGCCCCTACACTGATCATTACCTCTCAACCTTGGGCTCCACTTTGGGCTTTAGTGTGTCGGGGAGGTTGTGTGGATGCTCCTTCGGTATCTGGAACACAGTGACCTGCCCCGCCGCGTTCCCCGCACCCACCATGTAGTCCACTGTGCTGACTATCTTCACATATGTGATGGGGCTTGATGAAACCTGCAGATTTGCaatttcagttttattttatcttaacttggttgtgattttttttgtattatttcatTGACAAATAAGGTATGGAGTAAGGTTACTTTATTGTATTTGGCCATTTCATCCATATCTTATAAgtgatttttaataaaatgttggaataaataattgtaattatattatggCTTTGGGGCAGAATAGAATGTCTTGCAGACTTTGAGAGTTTCTACCATATATTAGGcaaacttacctacttaaatttcAGATAGAATTCCTATCAACTTATCCTTACTTAACCATTGCATAACTTTGGAAGGCCAATTCTACTAACAGCTGTTGTGTCATGTTAGCTTCTACATTGTAAGACTAACAAACAGATAAGTTCAGATATTTAGGGCACCAACATCATTAATATGAATGGAATTCCACAGGCCTACATACCTGACTTACTTTCTTTACAACAAGCTTTTCGTACCTCTTACGAAATGAAAATCCTTTCACTTTCAAGATGCACACAGTTAGGCACGGAAAATACGCAAGATGCTATACAGAAACACATTTCTAAAGGCTGATAACAAATAGAGTTAACAGGAAACTTAAATCGGTTtgtcaataaagattaaatAGTTGTTTACGCACAGCAAATACACACTCACCTCGCATCTTAGCCTCTGAATATTCCCCTTTTTCCTGTCGTACCAGTAGACGAGCCCGACGTTGGTGCCGAGGGCGATGTATTCAGGGACTGCGTCGATACATGTGATGCACAATTCATTAGAAAACAGCCCGTTTTGCACGCGAGGAGGGATCAAGCTCAACATATGGGTGCACGGCGCCCACTCGCGGACGAAGCCCTCCTCCTCGCCGCCAGTCACCTCCATTGTCGATCGAGTTATGCAGAATTATGCGAGAAGAATATATTGATGTATTCCATTAATTTGGaacttgcaccaaacatttattttattacaattttgATAAACATGAACAAAACGACGACGTAAGGTACGAATGCaaagataaataaactttGACAGCATAATTAATGTGTGTTTGACAGATTGCAATGACAGATGACATGACAGGGCACAGAACTTTGATGATTCTGACCtaagctcagaataataacagttTTGCACCTTTGTTGGATGTAGTTTTGAGTGGAAAATAATGGgaaaataggtacatattttatacaaggactttgttgattttattaattttttgcctCTTTCAAATACCGTGGATTAGATTGAGCTAATCGGAATTTTTGATCATTATGTTACAGGAAATAACCGTAAATTTACGGTTCACCTTTTCAATAATAGGTACGGTACTGCCAACCTAGCGATCTAAAATTGTACACTTGTCAATTTCTTGTCAAAGTATAGTCCGTCAGCAAAACATCTTTTACATTcatttacttacaaaattcaaGCGAAATGGCTGAATCCGCCACAGAAATACCCATTAGTATCCCAGAAAGTGTAATagaaaatgttaaaaatgCAACAGAAAGAGTTCCCGCGAGTATCGAGGGTGTTGCGATTGCCTACTTAAGTTTAGTGGTTATGGCTATTTTGCCCATATTTTTCGGGTCTTTCAGGTCTGTAAAGTACCTAAAAGAGCAGAAGGTAAGTCAGAACACATTTTCATATCGTTAAGTCACTATtagtttatgtaagtatatacgAGGCCGGCACGAACCACGAATCATTGCCGTGGCACTATTTGTACTTCCCTCGATCTGCTGGAACTAATGCAGTGTATTTACTTTACTCTAtgaaataatgtaggtactattatgtacataatgaGTTGGATAATGAAACAACCTTTACTTAGCTgaaagtagtaggtactttgcCTACGCCAGgcaaagtacctactacttgATCTTAAACCTCTATAAAAGTtcagttttaaaacataaatacatagacattttttaaaatgtagtaggtatttgcTAGGTATTCTATGTAATTACATTAAGGGCcgattcggccaacgtcgagtaacgttttactcacgagtaaagtaccagttactcgcgagtaagcagattttgcattctaccaaacctgaaaccaagataactagcttatcccaagaataaaatgttataccgccaaaattgaccgtgtaacgagcttatccgagagtaattttgtaatggcggcagcacatcagctgattagaaaaccgtcataatgacatataaacacatctgtcaaaacataaacaaaagtacgttaaaaggcaaagtctcagaataacaacagcgaataaaatattaaaacataaacaatttcatacttttataatccattcaaactaagttggcatgtcatttctattgcatgctttgaaacgcagctatttttattttagttgcattacagtttcgttcctcgttcattcaatttaatcatggtataacttggtagaatgcaaatgcacttatcctagatatttactcgcgtataattttaattccggtatagttattctcgtgtaaagtgaagtttggacgaattcaccctaagtaaattataaaatacataactgAATAACTCAAGGTTtcaaaattcttagaaaatgATATGAGATTAGTTATCACCATAAATTAATTGCTTCTAATGTCCAGGAAATTATTTCAGAAACAGTACTTACAGAAATTATCAGGCAGAGCCTCACTATTAATAACTAGTGATCAACTTGCCATTTATCAGTAATTACTTGTTAATAACATTCTACTGTCTTTTATTCAAATCTGTAAGTTCAAGTGATTGTGGACCAGTGATATCTGCCAACCAACTGATGTATGTTGGGGTACAAAGTATATTGTATACTATTGGCTAACTGTACTTTGTCTCGGGTTAAGTCACtgctacataattataggaTTGTTATAATATCCATTGTTAAATAGTGAAAAATTGTAATTAGCTTTCAACTATACTTTTGGTACCTTACATTTACTTATActgtaagttttccttaaaaataaatagacagAATGGGCAAATAACAAATATAGAATGAGAAGACTGTACACACAACATTTACCACACAAATTTCACTGGACCTAAGGCCTGAGAGGTAGCTTAAGaagtagtggttggatgaacACAAAGGAATAAGCCTTGTgtccttgggagaggcataTGTCCactgtccagcagtggataatTATGCACTGATGATGATTTAccattgtaaaataatgttaaactaattttaagattTACTAATTAATAGATTTGTCAAGAAATAAGTTCTTAGGTAGTAGGAGGTACCTCTAAGTTGGGTACTATTCTCAGATGTATATCCACCCCACAATTCTAAACATAACTTAAAAGAATATCTATAATCTATCTGCAGGATGCAGGGGAGCGTGCAGAGACAATGTCCAACAAGGACGCACTGATGTTCCCGCTGATCGCCTCGTGCGCTCTGTTCGGCCTCTACGTGTTCTTCCAGATATTCTCCAAGGAGTACATCAACATGCTGCTCACCGGCTATTTCTTCTTCTTGGGAGTGCTGGCCCTGAGCCATCTACTCAGGTGTGTATTTTGCaatatttattagataaaataaattatacagggtgctgcaaaaagggtatactaagccgaaacctacatgtgcagcatggtatatctaagcctaaaactgaaatcagaatttgaaaattcgcaaaaaaaataattcattttccatagaaactttgttggtcacgtgacttttactatggtttttttttcgggaatttccaaattctgatttcagtttcgggcttagatataccatgctgcacatgtaggtttcggcttagtataccaattttgcaacaccctgtataaacatattcatataggtactttataaaaacttacgatgtactaaaaaagttataaattagACTTTGTAAAACTATACGATCTATATTACTGTACTTAGTATTTGTATGAGATATGATTATTTTTCTCATCAATAACTTTTATATTCCACGCACAATCGCGCATCTCCTCTCTGATTATAGCTGAACAAAAATCCTATACAAGCCTacatataatacttacttgagtttttttcctacaatttgaaatttaaaatcaaatttCTTCCTCCCCCCAGCCCAATAATCGCGTTCCTAGTCCCCGCGTCGATCCCGAACGTGCCGTATCACATCCACTTCACGCGAGGCGAGCGCGAGCGCCGCACCGACCTCGTCAACTACAAGTTCACCTCGTACGACGTCATCTGCCTCATCATCTCGCTGGTGCTGGGCGCCTGGTACTTGTTCAAGAAGGTCAGTGCAGAATACTACTTAGTGCTGAGCAAGATTTAGCCATTTTGCACACATCATTATCATTAGGCTGTAAGCCTCCATACTGGAGTCTCTATTTCTTTCGTGTACATTTTTagctgtatatttttttcataatacaGATGTATGCTAAAGTAATCCTATAAAGGCCatgttttttatgtttcttttgaCTACTACTATGTTAGTTCAAAACCATTCCCACCCATTTAAAGATTTATAAAAGTATTCACTTAACTTCTCAATTAAAAACCTCGAACCAGTAATTCACAAAACACGTGCTGCTTATTATGCATTGCCCGTcataatgtaatattttctaAACTGGCAACAGTGCAAGCTTGACGACAGACTTTTCTCCTTAGGACCGGTGTACCGtgtaactaataataatattttatttttaacaatacataattacatatcACCATTGTAACCTCGACTCGCGTTAACCCCGCAGCACTGGATAGCGAACAACCTGTTCGGCATCGCGTTCGCAGTCAACGGCGTGGAGCTTCTGCACCTGAACAACGTGGTGACGGGCTGCATCCTGCTGTCCGGCCTGTTCCTGTACGACATCTTCTGGGTCTTCGGGACGAATGTGATGGTCACTGTTGCCAAGAGCTTCGAGGCCCCGATTAAACGTGAGTATGAATCACATGAGACGGTTTTCACAGGATcaaaatacagaaaaaaaaacggttCTACATCCTGTCGTAAGTCTTTTCGTCGACATCTTTTTATCAGTGTTTTAGtcatatttgatttaaatcgGCTAAGCtgttcaaaagttattcgacttttagtgttgaatgttgGGGGTTTTTAACATTGGTTAGgcttatacaatacaatacactttatttaaatactgtccctaataaagtaaaataaaataaaaaaaattgcaccaagaacaaaaattacaaaaatcaaaacttcaaaataaaacagtacaaagatgcagccttattgcttatagctattagtgataagaccgccttttttgtacctatgtgtttgtatttaagctttgtataatctattcttgtgtacaaataaagaatattctatctatctagtgTAACTGTCAATTCCAGTGGTGTTCGCTCAAGACCTGCTAGTCAACGGCCTCAGCGCTTATAACCCACTGTCCTTCTCAATTCCAGTGGTGTTCCCTCAAGACCTGCTGGTGAACGGGCTGAGCGCGTCCAACTTCGCGATGCTCGGGCTCGGGGACATCGTGGTGCCGGGCATCTTCATCGCGCTCCTTCTCCGCTTCGACCGCAGCCTGCAGCGAGGCTCCGAGCTGTACTTCCGAGCCACCTTCACAGCTTATATACTCGGTGAGTAGTACATAAGCtgtacagcacatgctgagtcagaGCCATTTTGCTGACATAATACACACCAGAATTATTGTGATTCTTCATGTCACTGTTCCTAttgatgttgttttgtatttaataCCAATCTAAGTAAGCTCATCCGACGCATCTCAAGCTCTCATTAATTCAAGTTTTCGTCTTAGACGGATTTTTACTAGTCATACTgtcaataattaaaataattacaattgTTCACTACTTGGAAGGAACTGGTTCCACACACAGGTCACCCTAGTTTAGGCTTCCCCATCTTGTATGTTTTTGCTTCTTACAATaaagatatacagggtgttaactagaatgcgtttgagcgggaaatgggggttagtattagtctaaccaagcacgtttctaagaaaaaaaacatcagaatctcgaatatttatgtttaaagtctaaagtaaagtggaaagttttaccttaatcaaaaacatggtcaccctacacaaacacataaccaatgagacattcgattgcaaaagaacacacactgtaaatttgttatcaacttcacttttcataatttatttgatgtaactatgattgtaattaattacacagtaggtaataacaattattaaataaaattgaaattattcatggtgattaatgacatactaatcaacaattaaacagctgattgtcataaagtttgatagatcgtacagaatataatttatgactttctaggagctcagaacaataattaaacctttttactcagaataaggtacaagcgtttagtattcacccttgatacttaccacattttatttttcttttattacctaaagatgcgtacagaccggcccaacgaacgtccaccgatggacatttatcatacataatacaggggcagattgagcaacgaaggtcaacaaaacccgttcgttggcgttcgtttggccggtctgtatgcagctaaagttaaaagaccacaatgcataacaggatgataacagggtctacttcaatgacgaatgagccgttttccttgacagctgtcagttgagcttttgggtaagccgatagatggcgtgaaaacgcagtgtaccaactgtcaaaaattacatagagagcaaagagtactaaactcagaataagaactcactagttgtgattaaatgtcgggtggtagcgcgagccatccttccgaggctcagactgcatgtggcttgggatagtgctaagtatcaagggaggaggagcagatagctcaactacaactcaattaatacaggagaaacacaaggaaactgagaaaacttgaaaagaacggctgtacgcacaatcgcactgaacgctgaagcaacagtgacatcgacatcatagagaaaataatactagaattctacctacctacgtcactttcacatttcgttagcctcacagaataacatattgtgatctgagtgtgttctgagggtttgaaagttggtacaaccccagacaacgccatctatttctccaaaaaggaacttttttttttttttaacaaacgcctcattggtttacttacactcgctcatctcgatttgtgttgtgtacttgcgattgagacgtctttgatgacgaatagtacggaaatcctcataataagtatggcctcactttaaataccagtagaataataacaatctcgcgtatcataaccatcgagtatttatgatagtcattacaataaaatcaaaCCGCGTCCCGTGGTTACAAATAATTAGTATATTTTTCTCTATATGTTTAGATATTATATTCTCTCTTCTATACACTTTATGTTTTGAAAACCTGAATTATTCTTCAAATGCATGTTATACAAGTAAACAGATATCAGACGTAGTTATAAACgaaacaataaaatgtaattgcATCTTTTACTCCATTCAATCAATAAGAAATCGctcacattttataaatatagtaCATTATGCACATACCTATAGCGTACGGATTCCAAGTAATGCTCGCCATCaatatatcattatttatagtCACATTTTCAATCCAGTTACtaaatattatcatttataTTGTTCAACTAAATGTCACATaacgaaaaaataacaatattttaccaGAACTGTAGAGGTACTCGCACTAAACTGAACACTatctatttcaatattttgtcCAATAATTACGACGTCATAATAATCACAGAATCGTGGCTAACTCCAGAAATTAATGACAGTGAATTTATCGATGATAGATACTCGGTATTTAGGTGTGATCGCGATCGCATAAAAACGAATAAAAAGGACGGTGGTGGCGTATGGATCGCTGTTCTTAAGGAACTGAAAGCTGTATTACATCACCCATATTTGTCTGTATCACCTCACATAGAGCACGTTGTAGTAGAGATACCTGGTCCCTCGTTGGGTagaaaaaatttaataatagccTCCTATATTCCACCTAATTCTAATGACTCTCTATACATGACCCACCTCGAAGCTATGCACAAACTGGTTGATAAACCAGATGTGGATGGGTTCATAATTGTAGGTGACTACAACTTGCCAGCTATTCAATGGGCGCGTTCTAACACTGAAAATTCTGCACTATCATGTTCGCGCACCGGCCGAGTCTCGCAGTATATTGCCGATTTCATGAATTTTTTCAACGCATACCAATTTAACGACTGTAAAAATTGTAACGACAACATTTTAGACGTACTTATCACTAACAAGGAATGTTCCCTGAGAGGCTCACAAAATCATCTCTGCCCACCAGATAAACTACACCCTCCACTCTCCGCCACCGTAACTTTTAAGACTTCCTACACGCCTCTGAAACGAAAATTGATATCTAAACTAAATTTTCACAAAGCAAACTATGACCTTATTAATCGCGATATTACCAACACAAACTGGGATGATATTTTGTCACCACTAAAAGCAGACGCAGCCCTCACAgctttttacaataaaattcatagcatTATAATACAGCACTGTCCTATGTCTTCACCCAAAAACTCCAATTACCCATTTTGGTTTTCTCCAGCCTTAATCcacatttttaataacaaaaaaaaggCATGGGTAAAAtggaaaaaatacaataatttatttgattatgAAATATTCTCACTTTATAGATCACGTTTTAAATCTGAGGCCCGTAAATGTTACTCAAAATATATAGAATCGGTCGAAGATAATGTATTCAAGaacagtaaatatttttggacatatataaataatcgcaaaaaaaaaccggGAATTCCCTCCTCTATGTGCTATAAAAACACTACCGCTAATGATCCCACAAATATTTGTAACCTATTTTCCGATTTCTTCCACTCCGTCTATGAACCGTCCACGCTATTGGGTGataattttattccggtaccTGACTACGCCCCTCACGATTTATTTATCAGTGATATACACATCAGTTcccataaaatatgtagggCACTGTCCTCAGTTGACCCCACCAAAGGCCCCGGCTCTGATGGAATTCCTCCTGTTTTTCTTAAGAACACCGCTAAGGATATATACAAACCCCTTTcattaattttcaataaatgtatgtcGGAAGGAACATTTCCTACAGCGTGGAAACACGCCAACATAATTCCCGTACACAAAAGTGGGCCTAAAAACAACGTAGAAAAATACCGTCCTATCTCGTTGCTACCAGCTTTGTCGAAGGTCTTCGAGAGATTAGTGCATGATGAAATTTACCCTTCGCTCCATAGAATAATTTTGCCTGAGCAACACGGTTTCACAAAAAATAGATCAACCACTACAAACCTCATGGTCTTCACAAATTTCGTATTTCAAAATCTCGATGACAGAACCCAAACGGATGCAGTCTACACTGACTTTCAGAAGGCCTTCGACAAAGTTGACCACGAGCTGCTCCTACATAAAATTGCGTTCAACGGCATTCGGGGTAATTTACTTAGGTGGATGGTATCCTATATTTCTAACAGAACTCAAACAGTAGTTATCTGCGGTCATCAGTCCAATACTATCCGAGTTACCTCCGGTGTCCCTCAGGGGTCTATACTGGGGCCTCTACTCTTTATTCTTTTCATTAACGATATTAACACTTGTTTTAGAAACTCAAAATTTTTACTCTACGCTGACGACTTAAAAGCATTTAAAAGCATAAATTCACAAAATGATTGCCTACTATTCCAAGAAGATCTCGATCGACTTACAGAATactgcaataataataaactacatCTTAGCCTTCCAAAATGCaactttataaattttacaaaaaaaaggaaaattacgCAATTTCAATACATGTTATGTCATTCACCACTTAATAAAGTAGACGCCCTGAGGGACCTGGGAGTCATTCTCGATTCTAAATTACATTTAGATCAACATATTGATAGTATTGTGAGTAAggcatataaaatgtacggGCTAGTCATGAGGTCAACCACAGACTTTTCACGTCCTGAAACACTTATCCACCTCTATAAAAGCATAATCCGCCCACAGCTTGAGTATGCGGTACCAATCTGGAATcccatatataaaaaatatagtgacGCAATTGAAAGTGTTCAACGCAAGTACCTCCGTTCAGTACACTTCCGAGTTCATCGTAACCGCAACCACCTCTCTTACACCGAGTTACTGGACGAATATGGCCTCATTCCACTAGATTCAAGGCGACTTATCTTGGAAGCCGTAACGCTGTACCGACTTTGTCATAGCCACTTTGATTGCACAGACCTATCTAATAAGCTGTATTATGTTGTACCTAGAACAGTGGTGCGGCGGGAGGCGCGCGCATACCGCATGTTCGCGACGAGCCTGCGTCACACGAACGCCGGCCGGCGCGCGCCTCTCTGCCGCATCGCTGATTCCTACAATAAGC
Protein-coding regions in this window:
- the LOC105388602 gene encoding minor histocompatibility antigen H13 isoform X2, whose protein sequence is MAESATEIPISIPESVIENVKNATERVPASIEGVAIAYLSLVVMAILPIFFGSFRSVKYLKEQKDAGERAETMSNKDALMFPLIASCALFGLYVFFQIFSKEYINMLLTGYFFFLGVLALSHLLSPIIAFLVPASIPNVPYHIHFTRGERERRTDLVNYKFTSYDVICLIISLVLGAWYLFKKHWIANNLFGIAFAVNGVELLHLNNVVTGCILLSGLFLYDIFWVFGTNVMVTVAKSFEAPIKLVFPQDLLVNGLSASNFAMLGLGDIVVPGIFIALLLRFDRSLQRGSELYFRATFTAYILGLLATIMVMQPLSSGASS
- the LOC105388602 gene encoding minor histocompatibility antigen H13 isoform X1; protein product: MAESATEIPISIPESVIENVKNATERVPASIEGVAIAYLSLVVMAILPIFFGSFRSVKYLKEQKDAGERAETMSNKDALMFPLIASCALFGLYVFFQIFSKEYINMLLTGYFFFLGVLALSHLLSPIIAFLVPASIPNVPYHIHFTRGERERRTDLVNYKFTSYDVICLIISLVLGAWYLFKKHWIANNLFGIAFAVNGVELLHLNNVVTGCILLSGLFLYDIFWVFGTNVMVTVAKSFEAPIKLVFPQDLLVNGLSASNFAMLGLGDIVVPGIFIALLLRFDRSLQRGSELYFRATFTAYILGLLATIMVMHVFKHAQPALLYLVPACLATPLALAAMRGDLPALFHYEDQPALEEPAAGSSKSKKTE